The following proteins come from a genomic window of Brassica napus cultivar Da-Ae unplaced genomic scaffold, Da-Ae ScsIHWf_1262;HRSCAF=1800, whole genome shotgun sequence:
- the LOC125596666 gene encoding transcription factor bHLH74-like isoform X1: protein MGGESNEGEMGLNHGDDQSGISRVGMPLYAKSDPFFSSADWDPAVSVGGFSSSHYPSMGMDNPGMSCFPHYHQPGSGSGYHDMPASLLPFGDCGGGGGGHFLGSDKKGESVGRLVIAGDGHQVSDDVVLGGSSNRKRRQPEAESQWNKQKAVEEFQEEPQSQKKQKNDQSKEKMNKESSQSEEAPKENYIHMRARRGQATNSHSLAERVRREKISERMRLLQELVPGCNKITGKAVMLDEIINYVQSLQQQVEFLSMKLSTVNPELNIDIDRILAKDLLQSRDRNTPTLGLNPFARFQGTIPNISTTTAPQYNSLPQTTLESELQSLYQMGFVSNPSTMSSFSPNNGPLKPEL, encoded by the exons ATGGGTGGAGAGAGCAATGAAGGTGAGATGGGGTTAAACCATGGAGATGATCAAAGTGGGATCTCAAGAGTTGGAATGCCTTTGTATGCAAAGTCAGATCCTTTCTTCTCTTCTGCAGATTGGGATCCAGCTGTCAGTGTTGGTGGCTTCTCTAGCTCTCACTACCCTTCAATGGGGATGGACAATCCAGGGATGAGTTGCTTCCCTCATTACCACCAACCCGGTTCTGGTTCTGGCTATCATGACATGCCTGCTAGTCTTCTTCCTTTTGGTgattgtggtggtggtggtggtggtcacTTTCTTGGTTCAGACAAGAAAGGGGAAAGTGTTGGAAGATTAGTCATAGCTGGAGATGGTCATCAGGTTTCAGATGATGTTGTTCTTGGTGGTTCCTCAAACAGAAAAAGAAGGCAACCAGAAGCTGAATCACAATGGAACAAG CAGAAAGCTGTGGAGGAATTTCAAGAAGAGCCTCAGAGTCAGAAGAAACAGAAAAATGATCAGAGTAAAGAGAAGATGAACAAAGAGAGCTCACAGAGTGAAGAAGCACCTAAAGAAAACTACATTCATATGAGGGCAAGGAGAGGTCAAGCTACTAATAGTCACAGTCTTGCAGAAAGG GTTAGAAGAGAAAAGATAAGTGAAAGGATGAGACTGCTTCAAGAGCTTGTTCCGGGATGTAACAAG ATCACTGGTAAAGCGGTTATGCTTGATGAAATCATCAACTATGTTCAGTCATTGCAACAGCAGGTTGAG TTTTTGTCTATGAAACTCTCGACCGTGAATCCAGAACTCAACATTGATATAGACAGGATTCTTGCTAAAGAT CTTCTGCAGTCAAGAGACAGGAACACTCCTACGCTCGGTCTGAATCCTTTCGCCCGTTTTCAAGGGACGATACCGAACATTTCTACCACCACAGCTCCACAATACAACTCATTACCTCAG ACAACACTAGAGAGTGAACTACAAAGCCTCTACCAAATGGGGTTCGTCTCAAATCCATCGACTATGTCTAGTTTCTCACCTAATAATG GTCCATTGAAACCAGAGCTTTAG
- the LOC125596666 gene encoding transcription factor bHLH74-like isoform X2, with protein MGGESNEGEMGLNHGDDQSGISRVGMPLYAKSDPFFSSADWDPAVSVGGFSSSHYPSMGMDNPGMSCFPHYHQPGSGSGYHDMPASLLPFGDCGGGGGGHFLGSDKKGESVGRLVIAGDGHQVSDDVVLGGSSNRKRRQPEAESQWNKKAVEEFQEEPQSQKKQKNDQSKEKMNKESSQSEEAPKENYIHMRARRGQATNSHSLAERVRREKISERMRLLQELVPGCNKITGKAVMLDEIINYVQSLQQQVEFLSMKLSTVNPELNIDIDRILAKDLLQSRDRNTPTLGLNPFARFQGTIPNISTTTAPQYNSLPQTTLESELQSLYQMGFVSNPSTMSSFSPNNGPLKPEL; from the exons ATGGGTGGAGAGAGCAATGAAGGTGAGATGGGGTTAAACCATGGAGATGATCAAAGTGGGATCTCAAGAGTTGGAATGCCTTTGTATGCAAAGTCAGATCCTTTCTTCTCTTCTGCAGATTGGGATCCAGCTGTCAGTGTTGGTGGCTTCTCTAGCTCTCACTACCCTTCAATGGGGATGGACAATCCAGGGATGAGTTGCTTCCCTCATTACCACCAACCCGGTTCTGGTTCTGGCTATCATGACATGCCTGCTAGTCTTCTTCCTTTTGGTgattgtggtggtggtggtggtggtcacTTTCTTGGTTCAGACAAGAAAGGGGAAAGTGTTGGAAGATTAGTCATAGCTGGAGATGGTCATCAGGTTTCAGATGATGTTGTTCTTGGTGGTTCCTCAAACAGAAAAAGAAGGCAACCAGAAGCTGAATCACAATGGAACAAG AAAGCTGTGGAGGAATTTCAAGAAGAGCCTCAGAGTCAGAAGAAACAGAAAAATGATCAGAGTAAAGAGAAGATGAACAAAGAGAGCTCACAGAGTGAAGAAGCACCTAAAGAAAACTACATTCATATGAGGGCAAGGAGAGGTCAAGCTACTAATAGTCACAGTCTTGCAGAAAGG GTTAGAAGAGAAAAGATAAGTGAAAGGATGAGACTGCTTCAAGAGCTTGTTCCGGGATGTAACAAG ATCACTGGTAAAGCGGTTATGCTTGATGAAATCATCAACTATGTTCAGTCATTGCAACAGCAGGTTGAG TTTTTGTCTATGAAACTCTCGACCGTGAATCCAGAACTCAACATTGATATAGACAGGATTCTTGCTAAAGAT CTTCTGCAGTCAAGAGACAGGAACACTCCTACGCTCGGTCTGAATCCTTTCGCCCGTTTTCAAGGGACGATACCGAACATTTCTACCACCACAGCTCCACAATACAACTCATTACCTCAG ACAACACTAGAGAGTGAACTACAAAGCCTCTACCAAATGGGGTTCGTCTCAAATCCATCGACTATGTCTAGTTTCTCACCTAATAATG GTCCATTGAAACCAGAGCTTTAG